A window of the Lactuca sativa cultivar Salinas chromosome 5, Lsat_Salinas_v11, whole genome shotgun sequence genome harbors these coding sequences:
- the LOC111899495 gene encoding vacuolar iron transporter homolog 4: MSAQSDFAIRIPENNVSVEEGFDYSQRGQWLRAAVLGANDGLVSVASLMMGVGAVKHDVKAMILTGFAGLVAGACSMAIGEYVSVSSQLDIEVSQVKREKRMGVSSEETENEELPNPMQAATASALAFMFGAIVPLLAASFIVDHKVRLGVVVAAVTVALVVFGWIGAFLGGTPVVKSCLRVLVGGWLAMAITFGLTKLIGSSGL; encoded by the coding sequence ATGTCTGCACAAAGTGACTTTGCCATTCGAATTCCTGAAAACAATGTGTCTGTAGAGGAGGGTTTTGACTACTCCCAAAGGGGACAGTGGCTTCGTGCAGCTGTCCTAGGAGCCAATGATGGTTTAGTTTCGGTTGCTTCTTTGATGATGGGTGTTGGAGCCGTTAAACATGATGTCAAAGCCATGATTCTTACAGGTTTTGCTGGGCTTGTTGCAGGTGCGTGTAGCATGGCAATTGGAGAATATGTGTCTGTGTCCTCTCAGCTTGACATAGAGGTATCTCAGGTTAAAAGGGAGAAAAGAATGGGAGTAAGTAGTGAGGAAACTGAGAATGAAGAGTTGCCAAACCCAATGCAGGCGGCAACAGCATCGGCCCTTGCGTTTATGTTCGGGGCTATTGTGCCGTTGCTTGCTGCTTCCTTCATAGTGGACCATAAGGTGAGGCTGGGTGTGGTTGTGGCTGCGGTAACAGTTGCACTGGTGGTGTTTGGATGGATTGGTGCTTTTCTAGGGGGGACTCCGGTGGTGAAGTCTTGTCTTCGGGTTCTGGTTGGAGGGTGGCTGGCTATGGCCATTACATTTGGGTTGACCAAGTTGATTGGCTCCAGTGGACTATGA